The Sulfolobus islandicus Y.N.15.51 sequence ACTTAACCTTAACGCAAAATATGCTCCTAACAAGAAGTCACCCGTTCCTACTTCGTTTCTGCCTGTTCTACTAGGTCTGTAAGTATATTTTGCTAGCGTATACGTATAAACGTTGAACCCATTATGTCCATCTGAAATTATGATTTCCTTAAAACCTGATTTAAATAGATCGCTTAATTCTAGTTTAGAAGATTCAAATTCCTCCATATTGCCATGTAGTACCATGTAATTACTATTAAATGGAAAACTTAAACCCCTTTCATATTTAATTTCTTCTGACTCTACACAATTCCTAATAAAACCTTGAATATCTACTGCTATGGGAGCAGAGCTTTGAATATTAATATTGTCAATTTCCTTACACACTGGATTTACCAGAATTCCATCAACTGTGTTATCATCGATCACTCTTATCTTACTTTTAGGCTTTTTAAGTAAGATTAATCTTCTCCCACTATTCGTTAAATCAATTTTAAACCTAATTGTATATTTGTCATATATCAGTTGCTTCTCTAAATCAGATATAAAATCTATCTCAAAATTAAAATCCTCTCCTATTACTCCATACAGTTTTGGTATACCACCACCTCTCATTACGCCAAGTGATGAATATATTAAAGGTCCACCCGGTCTTATCTTCCCTTGTATCTCGTCTATTGTAAATCCTCCTACTATTAATATCTTATTCCTCTTCAATTTCTTCTTCACCAACTGATAGCTTAGGTTCCTCTTCCTCTTCTTCAGTTCTTATCTTTTTCTGTAACCATAACCCATGTTTATGTGCATCTAAATGCCTTTTTAAATCTTCTAAATCAAAAAAATATGTACTATAGTCAGTTGACACACCTTTAGCACAATTTGGTGAGCATATAGGACAAACGTAAAGCTTAGTAGTTTCATCATAGCAAATTGTAACCTTTTTATTATTATGATCAATCTCTATTGCTTTCCACTTAGGTGACCATCTCGTTGACATTGGTAATATAATTGTGGAGGCCAAATATATAATATTAAGTACTCATTTCTT is a genomic window containing:
- a CDS encoding carbohydrate kinase family protein produces the protein MKRNKILIVGGFTIDEIQGKIRPGGPLIYSSLGVMRGGGIPKLYGVIGEDFNFEIDFISDLEKQLIYDKYTIRFKIDLTNSGRRLILLKKPKSKIRVIDDNTVDGILVNPVCKEIDNINIQSSAPIAVDIQGFIRNCVESEEIKYERGLSFPFNSNYMVLHGNMEEFESSKLELSDLFKSGFKEIIISDGHNGFNVYTYTLAKYTYRPSRTGRNEVGTGDFLLGAYFALRLSGLEIIEAATIAGKLTEEFSNSEFLI